The genome window CCTTGCTGAATCAGGCGCTCAAGTCTGCTTCACATACTCTTCGCGCGAAGAAGCGGCGGCTGAAGTGGCTAAAACTCTTCCTGGCGAAGGTCATTTCTATTTAAAACTCGACGTCGCAAACGAAGAGAGCGTCAACCAAGCCATGGAACAAATCACTGCAAAGTGGTCTGAAATCGACGGTCTTGTGAACAACGCCGGTATTACCAAAGATCAACTTCTCCTTCGCATGAAGACGGAAGACTTCGATGCTGTGATGAATACCAACCTTCGCGGCACTTTCCTTATGACGAAAGCTCTGAGCAAAATCATGATGAAGGCCCGCAAAGGCTCGATTGTAAATATCACGAGCGTGATTGGCCAAACCGGCAATGCAGGTCAAGCAAACTATGCGGCCTCTAAAGCTGGCACTGAAGCTTTCAGCAAGTCTGTAGCTTTAGAACTTGCTTCAAGAAATGTTCGTGTAAACTGCGTAGCACCAGGTTTTATCGCTACGGAAATGACCCATGTGTTGTCTGAAGATGCGAAGACAAAAATCATGGATAAAATCCCTATGAGCTCCATCGGCGAAGGCGTTGATGTGGCAAATGCAGTTAAGTTTTTATTAAGTGAAGAATCAAAATATATTACAGGCCATACCGTGAATGTGAACGGTGGCTTGTTCATGAGTTAATTTTAAAAAAGTTGAATTTTACCAGGAGGACATAATGGAAATTCACCCAAAGGTTAAAGATATCATCGTTGAACAACTTGGCGTAGACCCTGAGAAAGTTAAAGCAGAAGCTTCTTTCATCGACGATTTGGGTGCGGACAGCCTTGATATCGTTGAGCTTGTTATGGCGATGGAAGAAGAGTTTGATCTCGAAATCCCAGATGAAGATGCTGAGAAGCTCAAAACAGTTCAAGACGTAGCTTCTTACCTTCAGAAAAAAGGAAAAGCGTAGGCGCATTATGAATCCTCGATTTGAACGCCCGGCAAAGGCGCAAAAACGTGTAGTAGTAACTGGTGTTGGCGCTGTGACTCCTCTCGGCCTCTCTATTCAAGAGAGCTGGGATAATGCGAAAGCAGGAAAGTCCGGTATTGCCAAGATCACTCGTTTCGATACCACAGGTTATGACGTCTCCATCGCGGGTGAAGTCAAAGGTTTCAATCCAGATCTTTACATCGATAAAAAAGAGCAAAAGAAAATGGATACCTTTATTCACTACTCCATGGCCTCTACAAAGATGGCCTTAGAGATGGCGAAGCTTCAAATCGATGATACTCTGGCTCCCCGTGCAGGCTGCATTATCGGCGTCGGCATGGGCGGTCTCCCAGGTATCGAGGAGCAGCATACGAAGTGTGTAGAACGTGGACCTGGTCGTATCAGCCCGTTCTTCATTCCGATGGTGATTACGAACTTGGCGGCGGGCCAAGTCAGTATCGCTCACAATCTGAAAGGCCC of Bdellovibrionales bacterium contains these proteins:
- the fabG gene encoding 3-oxoacyl-[acyl-carrier-protein] reductase; the protein is MKALQGKKIIVTGGSRGIGASIVKLLAESGAQVCFTYSSREEAAAEVAKTLPGEGHFYLKLDVANEESVNQAMEQITAKWSEIDGLVNNAGITKDQLLLRMKTEDFDAVMNTNLRGTFLMTKALSKIMMKARKGSIVNITSVIGQTGNAGQANYAASKAGTEAFSKSVALELASRNVRVNCVAPGFIATEMTHVLSEDAKTKIMDKIPMSSIGEGVDVANAVKFLLSEESKYITGHTVNVNGGLFMS
- the acpP gene encoding acyl carrier protein; amino-acid sequence: MEIHPKVKDIIVEQLGVDPEKVKAEASFIDDLGADSLDIVELVMAMEEEFDLEIPDEDAEKLKTVQDVASYLQKKGKA